ATGTTGAACTAAAATTTTCCTCATTGTCTAATATATTGTGCCAATTTCGAAGTGGCTGTCAAATGCAGTATATTATCAATAAAACCAATTCAATTTACCTTCGGGGAGCGCTATCAGCAGAACAAACAGGTAAATGTGAGAAGCCATGGTAAAAATGTATTCTGTAGGGATCGAATAAGCAGCAGAGATGATCCGCGTCTGACCATTTGTGTACTCTTACACGTGGTGCCGAGCGGAGTTGTCTGGTCGGTGTTGCCGGTTAATTATGAAACTCCGCATCCAATAGATTTTCAATGGAAGGAAAGCGGTGAGGAAGCGACGACGGCTTGGGAAGCGGTGAAAAATAAAAACTTTTCCCAACTCTGACGCAAATCACCAGCGGCGACCGCTGGGcgatgaccaatcatatcgagtggtttCCATGACGAGTATGATGCTATGCAACCCAAGCCTGGAGACTTTCTTCAgtaaagatggctgacaaaaataTTAGGAAGTGATAACGTATCATGTAACACATATGTACagttgagaggaatatgttaggtAATGTAGTGACTAATGATTATGACTTTTGTCATAGAGTTAATTTACGAAAATCGtgatttagcaagctagctgactagctaatattagctggctagctttatGGGTGCTGTGACATGAGTAGGAAATTGTAATTCtggttgtttaatgttttagggactcctgaaacaaccagcaaaccaggctgtcgtcttgtgaaacagtgggtgtaaagaatctagctagctaaagcatttactgcaacTTTAATGTACAATTTTGTAAGCTTGCCTTGCTAATATTTGCCATGCAATGCAGATGAAGTAACGTAGCTAGCGAACTGTTTTCTTGCTTATTGTGCAGTACTATTGCGCGTACTAAAtgtacaataaaaaaaaatactccATGTTCTCCATAGTAAAAGTAAAATGTACTGTCAGTATAATACACAGTTACTGGTCCCAGAGAATCAACATCACGTTTTGTACCAGCAGAGGGAGCACATGACTAAGGAAATTACAATAAAAAAAATGGGGTCTAAAGAAGCTTTCCActgagctgaaataaataaattaggaaTAAAATATTACATTCACAGAAAACAATGTAAAGATTACTCTAATATCGCTCCTCTTTCAGGTTTTCAGTAAGTAAACAGTAGCACAATTAATATATCTGACCGACCAAAAGGTAGACAGTGAACCCAGAGTCACACTACGTCGCTAATTCCAATGTGACATCTACTGTAAAAGCCGAAAGTCAGACACTAGCAAGGCTCAGACCAACATGGAAGAGTTGCCGTTGTTTATAAAAAGTTTTTCTTTATAATGTGGAAATAAACATGTTTCCAACCCCcatatcacacactcacaaacttaAATCATATGAGTGTACAATCAATTAGTGAGAGAGTGCCCGAAACATAACATTAATTTGTATAGATCTGTATGAATCATAGCAAAATTGCTTCCTGTTTCAGTCATGTCTTTGGGTGAGTAAAAAACAgctaatgattggttgacaatagaGCCTCCCACCATGCAGGCTATTGCAGCAGGATGTAGTTGGTGAAGGGTAACTGCAAAAACGTTTAAGTTAATACAGTCGACATGTAGGCGAAAGTCAGATAATTTTGatccccataatgcaacacacttcGATTTGGTGATGGTCACCGACTTAACAAAAGTCATCCGCTTGATTGCATCCTGTGTGTTCGAGATGGCGACGATGAGTATGTTGTGTCTCCTCTAACGCCCCCTTCCCTGAAAATCTCACTTATCTTCATGTACTCCAGTAATAACTGGTTGGTACATTTTTTTTGCCGCTAAACCgtctccatatatacttccattaatttttttaaaaatctggtaccggggaccttcagacgagtcttgtgagcgTCCTAGAGCAGAGCAAATCAACCAACATGTaagtgttcgtgagagtctcacctttccaccGAGGTCTAACCTTTCCACCtttcatattagtgtgtagccaaAACTGTTCAAATGCTATAGACAGAGGTTGGCAGATCAGCTGTACCAATCCAAGACGTCCCAAGCAAAACGGAGAacatgagagtctcatctttccatagaggggtcctAATCATTTATAGGCCAAACCATTCAGACTACTGACGGTTTTGTGAGAAGActttttgggatgtctcatggtctgacaaacattgcTTCAAACATCTTAAAACACAATATTTTTGgtttaataaaaatatatttcacagtggtttagattaTTCTCTACACTAACCATTGCTTGTTTAGTCACAAACAGAAATTAGGTGAACTactagaattttagcaaccaggaaataggtatttctgcatattgcacctttaataaagtgtagaattgcaggaaaataGTTAAAATGCAAAAAATTCTAGCCAAACATCTTTCTTGACAGacatgggattcaaaccagcaaccctCCAGTTGCTggcctgcctcctctacaccaaccggTCAATCGCGATCGAATGGTcaatctccaaggcattcctagtcgatcaccaaacatttctgtaaaaaaaactgTGATAAAGCCTTGACTTCCTATTTTTTTTCTTAATTTCACACCgatggcggtaggtgcacttgattcagcagccctagaaGGTAGAACTCCACCTACCAGGCAGGCCCaaagagcaaatcaagtgcacctataggACTACCGCTGTccaatcagatagctcagatcACTGTGTCTGCAGTTtccttgactcagaaaaggttgttGACCACTGCTCTAGGTTAACTACAGTTTTACCAGAGCAGTCTAGTCATCAGATAAGGAGCGCCTCCTGTAAGTATCTTTCTGACTGCGTATCCTTCCTGGATTTGGAGTCAGCATATTTGTTTATTAgaatccccattagcttttgcagaggcagcagctactcttcctggggtctgcaaaaaacacaaaacatgtaAAAGTACTGAAAGgcaaggacagtcacacacattTTTTAAAAGCATAACCCTGAGGTTGTGAGTGGCCAGAGTACTGTAATAAACCTCCAGCCCAGATCGTTCCTCTTTCATTTGACTCTTTTCTACAGTAAACCTGACTCAGACCTCCTGTTGGGCCACATAGCTAAGCTACTTGGTACAATTACAGAATGTTTTTCAATTGTGGGAACAAAGTCATGATGCAACAAAGTAATGAATCTCCTTGGCATGACGGGCATGACCACGACCCCTAACACCGGAGAGAGACTCAGGACCAGCATCGGGGGAACTTCCTGCTGACTCAGGACCAGCATCGGGGGAACTTCCTGCTGACTCAATTACCAGAATCGCACATACTTTGGGCATCTGAGAAGCATGTGGTGAAAACTGTAAACCTCTATGACACACATACTAATCTCTAAATAAAATCCTCACCCTATTTCTATAACATGGTGTCATCATTTCCCACATTGTAAAACGTTTAATTATGTAAATTGACTGAAATGTATGCTGCTATTCTTGTTACAGTTGTATTTTATGTTCTTATCTTTTAGGCCTATGAATTAAGTATAGGCATGTTTAGCTTCTGGGGTGGAGCATTAGCAGGCAATTGGTTTGGAACTTGCTATGGTTATTAAAGTACTCTGGCCAGGCCCAACATCAGGGTTatgcattaaaaataaaaataaaaatacaaaaaaaaaaaaaagagggcaTCAAAAATACATATCAAAACACAGCAATCATTCAACACACAATTATCCATGACCCAGGCCGTCTACTTTATTCTCTTGCATCGTCTGATTGTGTCCAGAATTTTCTATCCATACCTTTTTATTGTTGTGCCACCTAGTGTTTGCTACTTGTTCTGTACCTTATGGTCCATATGCTGGAAATGCTACATTAATTGATAAAAGCGAAGCGaggtgccgacagagatggccgcctcgcttcgcgttcctaggaaactatgcagttgtttgtttttttacgtgttatttcttacattagtaatatatataataataatatatgccatttagcagacgcttttatccaaagcgacttatgtcgcatgtgtgcatacattctacgtatgggtggtcccggggatcgaacccactaccctggcgttacaagcaccatgctctaccaactgagctacagaagtaccccaggtcatcttaggtttcattacatacagtcgagaagaactactaaATATAAgctcagcgtcaactcaccatcagtacgaccaagaatatgttttccgcgacgcggatcctgtgttctgccttacaaacaggacaacggaatggatcgcatgcagtgacccaagaaaacgactccgaaaaagagggaaacgtagcggtcttctggtcagactccgaacaagggcacatcgcgcaccactccccagcattcttcttgccaatgtccagtctcttgacaacaaggttgacgaaatccgagcaagggtagcattccagagggacatcagagactgcaacgttctctgcttcacggaaacatggcttactgggaagacgctatccgatgcggtgcagccagcgggtttctccacgcatcgcgccaacagaaacaaacatctttctggtaagaagagtggcgggggcgtatgcctcatgactaacgagacatggtgtgatgaaggaaacatgcaggaactcaaatccttctgttcacctgatttagaattcctcacaatcaaatgtagactgcattatcttccaagagaattctcttcgattataatcacagccatatatatccccccccccccaagcagacacatcgatggctctgaactaactttatttaactctttgcaaactggaaaccatttatccggaggctgcattcattgtagctggggactttaacaaaggtaatctgaaaacaagactccctaaattttatcagcatatcgattgcgcaaccaggggtggtaaaaccttggatcattgttactctaacttccgcgacgcatataaggccctgccccgcccccctttcggaaaagctgaccacgactccattttgttgatccctgcctacaggcagaaactcaaacaagaggctcccacgctgaggtctgtccaacgctggtcagaccaagctgactccacactccaagactgcttccatcacgtggactgggacatgtttcgtattgcgtcagataaaaatattgacgaatacgctgattcggtgtgcgagttcattagaacgtgcgtcgaagatgtcgttcccatagcaacgataaaaacattccctaaccagaaaccgtggattgatggcagcattcgcgtgaaactgaaagcgcgaaccactgcttttaatcagggcaaggtgtctggcaacatgaccgaatacaaacagtgcagctattccctccgcaaggctattaaacaagctaagcgtcagtacagagacaaagtggaatctcaattcaacggctcagacacaagaggcatgtggcagggtctacagtcaatcacggactacaagaagaaacccagcccagtcacggaccaggatgtcttgctcccaggcagactaaataacttttttgcccgctttgaggacaatacagtgccactgacacggcctgcaacgaaaacatgcggtctctccttcactgcagccgaggtgagtaagacatttaaacatgttaaccctcgcaaggctgcaggcccagacggcatccccagccgcgccctcagaccatgcgcagaccagctggccggtgtgtttacggacatattcaatcaatccctataccagtctgctgttcccacatgcttcaagagggccaccattgttcctgttcccaagaaagctaaggtaactgagctaaacgactaccgccccgtagcactcacttccatcatcatgaagtgctttgagagactagtcaaggaccatatcacctccaccctacccgacaccctagacccactccaatttgcttaccgcccaaataggtccacagacgatgctcaaccacactgcacactgccctaacccacctggacaagaggaatacctatgtgagaatgctgttcatcgactacagctcggcactcaacaccatagtaccctccaagctcgagaccctgggtctcgaccccgccctgtgcaactgggtactggacttcctgacgggccgcccccaggtggtgagggtaggcaacaacatctcctccccgctgatcctcaacacgggggccccacaagggtgcgttctgagccctctcctgtactccctgttcacccacgactgcgtggccacgcacgcctccaactcaatcatcaagtttgcggacgacacaacagtggtaggcttgattaccaacaatgacgagacggcccacagggaggaggtgagggccctcggagtgtggtgtcaggaaaataacctcacactcaacgtcaacaaaactaaggagatgattgtggacttcaggaaacagcagagggaacacccccctatccacatcgatggaacagtagtggagagggtagcaagttaagttcctcggcatacacatcacagacaaactgaattggtctactcacactgacagcgtcgtgaagaaggcgcagcagcgcctcttcaacctcaggaggctgaagaaattcggcttgtcaccaaaagcactcacaaacttctacagatgcacaatcgagagcatcctggcgggctgtatcaccgcctggtacggcaactgctccgccctcaaccgtaaggctctccagagggtagtgaggtctgcacaacgcatcaccgggggcaaactacctgccctccaggacacctacaccacccgatgttacaggaaggccataaagatcatcaaggacatcaaccacccgaaccactgcctgttcaccccgctataatccagaaggcgaggtcagtacaggtgcatcaaagctgggaccgagagactgaaaaacagcttctatctcaaggccatcagactgttaaacagccaccactaacattgagtggctgctgccaacacactgtcattgacactgacccaactccagccactttaataatgggaattgatgggaaatgtaaatatatcactagccactttaaacaatgctaccttatataatgttacttaccctacattattcatctcatatgcatacgtatatactgtactctacatcatcgactgcatccttatgtaatacatgtatcactagccactttaactatgccactttgtttactttgtctacatactcatctcatatgtatatactgtactcgataccatctactgtatgctgctctgtaccatcactcattcatatatccttatgtacatattccttatccccttacactgtgtataagacagtagttttggaattgttagttagattacttgttggttatcactgcattgtcggaactagaagcacaagcatttcgctacactcgcattaacatctgctaaccatgtgtatgtgacaaataaaatttgatttgatgtatacTTCAGAAAGTGTATTGTCTGTCATTAGTGTCTGTGTTTCTAGATTTAAACATTGAGATGCAGCTGGAGTCATCCTCTGGTTGAGTGAGACAGCTTCAcatgtatcaatgtcaccacagTAACAGAAGACCACACCAGCCAACCAGAAAATGAGGCAGGTACTTCCCAAGATATAATGAAAATGTTTTGTTCAGATTAAAAACACCTTGCTGCTCTATTTCTCCTTTCAGGGGTTTCTATGGCAACTACACATATCCATTTGGAACCATACAGTGTTTTGACACTGTAAACTCTGACATATGCATACCCTGAGGGTCCGTGTCAGCTGTGGTGCAGCATCATACTGTATTTCCTGATGGACCTGTGAATTGAACCAGCAACCATCTAGTTACTGGTCCACCTCTCTAACTCTATGCTACCTACAGTTCTACCAGATGACTCAGTACACATTTCAACACAATCACAGGATATCAAAGTTTACAGTAGCTTAGTCATCAGATAAGGAGTGGCTACTGTAAGTATCATTCTGACAGATAAGGAGTGGCTACTGTAAGTATCATTCTGACTAGAGGTCTTCcatgaccgattaattagggcctatttcaagttttcataacaatcggaaattggtatttttggacaccgattttgcagattttttttttacacctttatttcatctttatttaagtaggtaagtcagttaagaacacactcttattttcaatgacggcctaggaacggtgggttaactgcctcgttcaggggcagaatgacagattttcaccttgtcggctcgggggatccaatcttgcaaaattacagttaactagtccaacgcaataacgacctgcctcttgttgcactccacaaggagacagactgcctgttacacgaatgcagtaagccaaggtaaattgcttgCGAGCATTAAACTagtcttataaaaacaatcaatcataatcactagttaactacacatggttgatgatattactagatattatctagcgtgtcctgcgttgcgtataatctgactgagcacacaagtatctaagtatctgactgagcggtggtaggcagaagcaggcgcataAGCATAAACATCATTCAAACAGCATTTctttgcgttttgccagcagctcttcgttgtgcgtcaagcattgcgctgtttatgacttcaagcctatcaactcccgagatgaggctggtgtgaccgaagtgaaatggctagctagtgagcgcgctaatagcgtttcaaacgtcactcgctcgtAGTTCTTTGACTTTGTGCGATTAATTTACCAGCTATGAAACAAAACGGCAGAAATACTCTGAAAACAGCTGCTGCACCATTTATTTAACTATACATGTGATCATActtgacatttttttaaattcacaaATGCGAGTGAAATGCTCGCCCTGTGGAGCCATGACAAACCGTCAACAtggctggtgaaatagacatCTGGTGAAAGGGTCACTTTAATGTTACTAACTCCCAACGCCAGCAGCTAACTTTCACTTTCACTCACCAATATTTAAAGGTCCAACGCCAGAAACAGAATGATCTTGTTAACATTCACCCGCTGAGAATGAACACTTACCTAATTATTTTATGCGTGCTGTCTGAAGGTACGTTATTTTCCATGGATCTGACCAGTTGATTCTGATCGTATATGATAAAGGAACATTTCCCACTTTTGACAGGCCATTGATTTTTTTGTAAGGCTAAACTGTATTTACCTGTTGACATTCCTTCTTCCATTTCTAGCCGTCTCTGCCAACGTCGTAGCTAGAGGAGACACCAGTGTTGACTTCAATGCCGACGCATCATATACCTGCACTCATGCGGACCCGACAGGTGTGCTGCAAGTCACCTGGCAGAGGCTGTTCAAAGACGACTCGGTGGAGAATCTGGCCACCTACAGCAAGCGGTTTGGAGCTCAAATCATAGACCCGCACCGAGGCAAGGTGGTTTTCACGGAGGCATCTCTCAACTCAACGTCTATTACCGTGAAGAACGTAACATGGTCGGACGACGCCTGCTATATTTGTTCCTTTAATGTTTACCCGAGTGGTTCAATAAGCAAGCAGATTTGTCTTACCGTTCAAGGTTAGTCAACTAATTCACTAATTTACTAGTTACTAATTAATTAACGAACTGCTCAACTAATTATCCAGCCCTTGATTAGGcctagttgaatcaggtgtgttggtgGTATAGGAGCCTAAAAAGTCTCTGGGGGTATTCTTGGAGAGAATAATTTTGGGAAAACACTGTTATACAGTATTCATAAAGTTTTAACAATACATATATGCTTCACAACTAATTTATGAGCAAAATCATACATTAGCAGAGATGCTGTAATATGTTTTACAGTACTATTTTCCTTACTGTAAAGACATATTACAGCATACTTGCAGTAACTGTAAATGGATGATgtaatgttttacagtaaggAAAATGGTACTGTAAAGCAAAATTACAGTATTAAGATGCCAACTCTGGTGTCAGGATATTGCTGCAAATTTACAGCGAACTTCTACCTGATATATACATTTaagaaaaacaacacatttatGGTATTATCCGATCCTacagtgttttactgttgaaATGACAGAAAAGTCTTACAGTGGGACCTTTGCTAAGGCATGATTTCTGAATCATACAGTATGGGCTAAGGGTTTATTATGGGTTTATTAAGCCTTTTTAACCAAAATATGAAATGGAATTATGACTTCTCAGATTTATTGTGTTGACTGTCTTGTCCTAGACTTTTAAACCCCGCCCTCTGCGCCTTTTAAACCCCGCCCTCTGCGCCACAGGATTCctttggctgtcattgtaaataataatttgttcttaattgacctgctttgtaaaataaattaaatcaaTATTAGCTAATATTCCCTGTTTCATCTATTCAAAGGTTTATCTGAAGTGAGAGCCACAATGCAAAAAGTCCCCAGCACTGAACCTAAAGCAGACATGGAAGTTGTGGTCAGCTGCTCTGCCACAGGTAAACCAGCACCTTGGATCCAATGGAACGTATCTGCTGCAGCACTCATAAAGACACCTAACAACTGGACTGTCATTAACAAAGACCAAACTGTCACAGCCAATAGCAACATCACCCTCCAACTGTTGCCAGGCTCAGGGGGATACGTGGACTGTATCATAAACAATGGGATGAGGACACAGAGACACGAGCGGGTCCTGCTTCCTATTCtccctggagagagggaggttgaagAGGGTACGTAATGTTGACGTGTCATATACTTTTAGACCATACTCTTTTACCGTGTCAGTACAGAACGGTTCAACTTGAAAACAACATTGAGAAAAGATCATCCCCAATGACGTTGGGATAGCCTAGTGAACCAGCCAGATCATGCGACAGCTCACTATTCTAACATTCCAACAGAATGGTGAGCACAATGAGATCAGGCTGGTTGCAAGAGCCTAATGTTGTGATGCTAGTAGTGCTGTTATCTAATCTCACCAGTTAAGTTTCATTTTGAGTACTGTGGTAAAGAACCATGAGTCACTCCCTGTAGAGTCAAGTGTTTTATTGAGTTCTGGGTAGTTTCCTGCCCCTCAGGGAAGATAAATGAAGGATAGATGATATGCTAAAGGGTGAAATCCATATCAACATGCTATTCAAACAGACTTCTTTGGAAAGAGGATGTACAATTCCCAGCTTCCTCTTATCAAGAAATGGATCTCTCCAAATGCATGATCACGGCAATTtcataggggcggcaggtagcctagtggttggagcgttgtgtcagtaactgaaaggttgctgaatCAAATCCCTgggctgacaaagtaaaaaatctgtgcttctgcccctgaacaaggcagttaacccactgttcctaggccgtgattgtaaataagaatttgttcttaactgacttgcctagttaaataaaaaaaataaaaaaatgtttcacCTTCCAGATGACAAGAGGACATCCCCGTGGGCGGTTggcattccagtgttcctaatcatctcCCTTTTAGTCATCTGCGGCAGTGTCATGCTTCAACAGAGAAAAGGTGAGTCAGCACAAGATTATCTGATGTCCATTtgtctgtctggtttgcttaacagTCATGAGAGACTACTAGATGTAATAACACCCTAGAAAGACCAACTGAGTGAATGTCTAATCAGAACCATAgtatatcatctctctctctctctctatatatatatatatatatatatatatgtgtgtgtgtgtatgtatgtgtctctGGCTTTATGAAATAAACTGTGTGAAGTATCAGCTGTGGGCGAGTCATGTCTTAGAGCCCTAGAATGGTTACTGATAAAGtgtacagtccattcagaaagtattcagaccccttcctctttaccacattttgttacattacagccttgttctaaaattgatgaaatcgtttttttccccttcatcagtctacacacaataccccataatgacaaaacgaaaacaggtttttagaaatatttgcaaatgtttaaaaaaacaaaaacaacagataccttatttacataagtattcagaccctttgctatgagacttgaaattgagctccggtgcatcctgtttccattaattaTACTTTAGatctttctacaacttgattggagcccacctgtggtaaattcaattgattggacatgatttggaaatgcacacacctgtttatataaggtcccacagttgacagtgcatgtcagaacaaaaatcaagccataaggtcgaaggaattgtccgtagagctccgagacaggattgtgtcgaggcacagatctggggaagggtagcaaaaaatgtctgcagcattgaaggtctccaataacacagtggcctccatcattcttaaatggaagaagtttggaaccatcaagactcttcctagagctgaccgaccagccaaactgagcatttgggggagaagggccttgatcagggaggtgaccaagaacccattggtcactctgacagagctccagagttcctctgtggagatgggagaatcttccagaaggacaaccatctctgtagcactccaccaatcagacctttacggtagagtggccagacaaaagccactcctcagtaaaagacacatgaaagtccacttggagtttgacaaaaggcacataaaggactcacagaccatgagaaacaagattctctggtctgatgaaacaaagattgaactctttggcctgaatgccaagcattttccagaggcagggactggaaggagggaaagatgaatggacaAAAGTaaagagatctttgatgaaaacctgttccagaacATTCAGGACCTCAGAATAGGGTGAAGGTTCCCCTTTCAACAgcacaacaaccctaagcacacagccaagacaatgcaggagtgtcttcgggacaagtctctgactgtccttgagtggcccagccagagcccggacttgaaccagttCGAaattctctggagagacctggaaatagctgtgcagtgacgctccccatccaacctaacagggcttgagaggatctgaagagaataatggaagaaactccccaaatacaggtgtgccaagcttgcagcgtcaaacacaagaagacttgagtctgtaatcgctgccaaaggtccttcaacaaaatactgagtaaagggtctgaatacttaaaaaaatatatatttacaaacatttctaaaaacctgtttttgctttgtcattatggtgtattgtgtgtagattgagggggaaacATTTATccatattagaataaggctgtaacaaaatgtagaaaaagtcaaggggtctgaatactttctgaatgttcTGTAT
The DNA window shown above is from Oncorhynchus keta strain PuntledgeMale-10-30-2019 unplaced genomic scaffold, Oket_V2 Un_contig_753_pilon_pilon, whole genome shotgun sequence and carries:
- the LOC127926402 gene encoding OX-2 membrane glycoprotein-like encodes the protein MNTYLIILCVLSEAVSANVVARGDTSVDFNADASYTCTHADPTGVLQVTWQRLFKDDSVENLATYSKRFGAQIIDPHRGKVVFTEASLNSTSITVKNVTWSDDACYICSFNVYPSGSISKQICLTVQGLSEVRATMQKVPSTEPKADMEVVVSCSATGKPAPWIQWNVSAAALIKTPNNWTVINKDQTVTANSNITLQLLPGSGGYVDCIINNGMRTQRHERVLLPILPGEREVEEDDKRTSPWAVGIPVFLIISLLVICGSVMLQQRKGYRQAATTADEQDAFGESV